The region CCTCCTGGATTTCTTGTTTTTGGATATCACATCCTCCAGTGTCCTAAACATAATCAGAACAGAGCAGATTGTTATTGACTTTCTTTTATGTGTGAAACAACTGCAGTAAGTAACAAATATACAAACTCGATAAAATGAAAAGTTTCGGTCATGATATGCACATAATTTTCCGCAAACATTTCTTGGTCAACCTTAATGATAGGAAAATAAGACATAGGCTTAAATCAAATCATTGCATGGTGCATGGGCATACAGATGCTGAAGTAAGAACGCCAGAAGTAGCACTAAACCATTTTCACAGTACTATGGTAATTTGAGATCATCTGTTTATGTTCGCAAGAGTAGTTTATGATCTAAGACTAAAAGGAAATGCACCAGCAGTACTAAAATGCCGGCCAGTCTCCAAAACTGATCCCAGCATTTTAAACAGTCCCtagcaagaacacaaatgtggaagcAAGTCAACGCAAAGCTATCTTCTCTTGTTTATCAGAAATGCACCCTAATTAGGCATTCACAAAATTAAGAGCAAAGTCTAGCTTGCAAACCACAAGTACCAGCACTGATACTACACAGGGCAACATCAAATCTACCGAAGGTTAACTAAAATTTCGCATAGCACAGGCTTCTCACAGACGTGAACAACCCAACAGAACCCGCACTGCACAGGCAAGCCCATCTGACAGTATTACGACATGACAGCCCAAACCAACCTAACGAACCTCAGCAACCCACTGTCAGGCCCTGTAACTGACAAAACAGCCGAGGACACGAGGCACTTGGACACTTGGTGGAGATGGAGTCTCTGAAGCTGGATGTCAAAACTCTGCAGCGACAAAGAGAAGACGACCGCAAGGAATTCTCGGATTTCTGCAAGCAAGTTAACAACAACTTCATGGTCATGCAAGGTTACTTGACAAACATGCAAGCTAGCCGCCTGGATAAGCTCATCTCTGCAATAGTTACTGAGCCAAGAGCAGATGAGGGACAAACTCCTCCACCTGGAACTATCCGGTTCGGGGATTTACCTACAACACCTACGCAGGGTGCAGTGAACAAAGAAGTGCCTAATTCATCCCCAGGGCAGGGCAGTGTCAACATTGCAGAGAAACCACACCCACCTACTCAGATCAGATGTGCCCAGTTAATTAAACCCATCCCAGCCCTCCACTGGAACGACACCCAGTAAATGATGGGAGAGCACCATTGCATGACATCAACAGAAAGGAGTTAAATCTAGATTGACGGTAAAACTGGAGACTATCAAATACACAAATACACCCATTCCAAGCAAGCTCATGATCATATGCACAAACACCTAGCGAGCAACCATGCAGTATCATTGTCTCAACACTCCAGACCCGGTAAAACTTCATCAGCCCCACGCCACATACTCGTACAAGCAATTGCGCTAAGCAGGAACGTCTAAGTTTTAGCACGAGATATCCATCGACGGCACAGATGGCGACAAGAAGGCAATACCAAGAACAGCTTGAGCGCAGCCTCTCGCCTAGGTAATATCTCAAACACCAAGCGCGCAACGAAACTGAGGCCACTTTAATACGCCGTGGCCGCTGGGAGAGGATGGGAGAGCTGGTGGCGGTACATACAGGGGAAGCTTCGACGTCGAACGAGCCGGCGCGGCCCAGGAGCTGGCGCAGCAGCGCCCCCTCCACATCCTCTTGAGCGTCCGAgtagccgccaccgccaccacggtTGCCGAGGGCGACTGTGGGGTTGCAGTGCCCCCGTCACCTTGGGTACGGAGAGGAGGGGCACGCCCCGTACGCCGCGCTCGCCGGTCGGTCCATGCCGCTGCCTCCTCGAAGCAAGCCTCAGCGGCGGCGCTCGCCGTCGCTCTGCACACCGCGCCGCCGCggccatcgacgcgctccccgtcgccCCGCGCGGCCAAATGCAGCCGACGTGGCCCGCCAATCGCCGTGAGGCCAAACCTCCGGCCGCGCGGCACGAGGCACGCCGTTCGACGGCGTTGGCGGGGAACGAGCCGACCCGCGCCGCGGGCCGGTGCGGACGAGGCGCTGCCGCAGCAGCGCGTCCTCCTGATCACGCCCTTCAGCGTCCGGGCAGATGAACTGGCCGGAGGGCCCACGCCCTGCCCGCGGCGCTCGCCGCCCGGCCCACGCCGCCGCCCCTCGAAGCGATCTCCAGCGGGCGGCGCTCGATGTCGCTCCGcgcgccgcgccgccgtcgcccccgcGTCAGGCGGCCGCTCTCCGTGAGGCCGAACCGCCGGCGGCGGCATGTCGTGCGCCGCTCGATGGCGTCGATGTCGAAGCAGGGGAAGGAAGGATGGTGGGGAGGACTGGGCatattccctctccctctccctcgtccgGGCGGTGCGGGCCCCGGTGGGCAGTGTCTCGGAGGTAAAACTCGGCCATCTCTCCTGGATATACTGGCTCCACGCCAGACGCCACAGCTCTCCTCACCTGCTGGAGGAGGGAGTGCTTGCTTGGCAAGAAAGGCGGGATTTGGCTGGCTTAATTAGGAGGCGTCTCACGTGCCGCGCTGCGATGTGGACGTGCCGTAAGTAACTCTCCGAAGACAGCCGGAATGATTGGGTGGGCCCACGCGACGATTCTGTCGTGCGTCCCCGCCACGCCAGGGTATCCAGCCCCGCATCTCAGATGAAACCTGTGTTTCTACTTTGGCCATCGGCTGACACAAAGTGTTCAAACGTTTTTTATCTTCGCCGTTACAATTCTTTGCAGATTCATCAGTAATATTCTTGTTTGCGAGGAGTATATTTAACAACATTTCCAATGCATGACTGTGCTTCTAAACCTCCAAAGCAAAGAGAACATGTATATACATTATGTGTGCCTacgataaaaataaaaaaaatattttctTTAATTATATAAGGTCTCACAATAGAGGATGGTAAGGTATCAACACGATCTGCGGGAAAGAAAGGAAGACTCTCAGGCGTTTAGGGTTTCCCCGACTCCTGCAGGCGCCGATGCCGATCTGCCTCGTCTCCTATGGCTTTAGGGCAATGGAGGTGAGGTGGATCTCACCCCCTTCCCGGCGGGAGGGCCCATGCTTCATTTTTAGGTGTTTTTCCAAATCTTTTTTGGGTTTGTGTCTTGCTCAGAAAGGCGAGGCGCGTGACACCTTCCTAAAGATGGAATTGgattctccccgcctagcccccatcTTGGCGCTGCATCTCGCGTTATCGGAGGGCATGTGGATGTTTGTCTCCGGCACGTCTTATGAGTTTCGGTCGGTGTTTGTCTTCGTTCGTCCACGTTCATGTGTCTACGCTTCTCTTCATCAGtgacggttgttgttctggtgcgatGGTCCTTTGGGGCTTTAACACGACGACTTTACGACTGTCTACTAATCTAAGGTTTCCCAGCTCCAGTGAGGGAGGGGCAATGGCGGCGGCGCTTCTCCgtctcgctccagtgcttgtaatcgtcgctaggtggtctacgaacatGGATCTAATTTTTGTTACTTTTCGTGTTCTTTGTGCTATCATGGTGTTTGATTAATAGATCAGAAGATTTTCCAGAACAAACAACAACTAAGGTATGCTAATAGTGGTACATAATGAATGCCTCAGCTATAACCTGATGAGTCACTTGCCCCGAGTAAGCTGCAAGATCCTTCACAGATCACTGTGTCTAGATCATGCAACAgatttgaaagatgatggcaacccaTCATTAATCAGTAATCAGAAAAGAACCTGGAGACTGGAGAAGATGAATATGGCTAATATGTTCTTAAATAGAAGTTCCAGAAGAATTAATATCGGCTTTTTaaatcttaaacagtagaaccccTGAATCACCAATCCATTCTATCGTGATGTTTGATTAATAGATCAgaagtttttcccgcaaaaaagagtGGAATGGTGGGATGATGCCTACTTAGACTCAGTTTGTAGTTGATGAACCACAATGTGTTATGCTTATTTTATAGCCAGTTGTTTAGAAATTAAGCACAATCATAGGCAAGGACAAATAAAAAAACactaaaatgaagaagaagaagaagaagaagaagaagaaaggaggggCGAACGGGGTCATTGGAAATGGCAAACACATCCTTAAAAGCTACACTACGTCACTTTATCGCATGCTAATCtcatctccatcaccttctcccTCCGGCCCACTAGCTGCACCATTATAGGTGCTCTAGCTTAAGAAAGGCGAGGTGAGAGAGCGGCTAAGCCTACCTCAAAACTATTGTTCTTGTCCCGTCTAATGGGGCGCATAGTGTGGCTAGATGAAATATTGTAGTGCCTATTTCAAGTTAATCTATGTAGATGGCCCATACACAAGTTAAATCCAGTTCAAGGAAGATTGTGTATCTTCTAAAGATGGGTTACGCTATGAGACTAGATCGGCAACATGACGTGTACACAATAATCTTCATTTGCTGTCCCTGCTGAAATGTGTATCGGAACCGAAGGCATGCATGTAGCCATTGAAGAATATGAAGCCTAGGTAATCGGGTGGCTTGAAGAGGTCTCCAAGTGCATTTAGTCTAGCCGGATGCCAGCACCTTGCCTCATCAACAATGCATGTGAAAACATGGTTATAAGAGGAGCGGTTTTGGTTCAAGACTATTATTTTGTTCTTTCCACGGCATCCGACCCGTGAGCATATAACCGACATTCTAGGTGGACATCTCCTTGTTGTTTAGGACCTTTAGTTACATACACCAATTGTCCTTCGGTGGCAGATTAATGTTTAGAGGTACGACATTAAAAGGTTGTCCTATCTTTGAAGTACCCTTTGACCACACAACCTTGGCACACGAAAAGGCAGTCTGCAATGCATGTGTTGGGCAGTCTATAAGCAGAGAGGGGACAAATGGGTTGCAGGCAACCCCTCATGGATAGCATGTGGGCGACATCCAATGGCAAGACACATAAATCATTGGCTCTATTGGAGGATTCGGAGCTCTAGACCAGCGAGTCAACATTAGAATGTATCGATCCATCAAACTGCATAACATAGGCCGTGGCCCGGGAGTACACACCACAGTGCCTATCTGATTGTGACCCCACCTTCATTTTTCCCTTCTTCTTGTACAATTCTTATGTAACTATACTCCTCCTTTATCAATGAAAATAGCTACTAGCATGCTAATCTCATCTCTATCACATTCTTCATCTGCTCCATTGACTAAACCAGTGCCTTTTCTCTCTTAGGTGATCTTGCTTAGAATGGTGGGGTGAGAAAGCATCTACGCCTAACTCGAAACAATAGTTTTCCCCCGGGTGGTGGTACATATTGTAGTGCCATTATTTCGGGTTAATTTGTGCATATGCACATACACAATCTAGATCCATTTTTGGGAGTATTGTGTATCTTCTAAAGACGCATCACACCGTGTGACCCGTTCCGCGACAAGATGAGTACACAATGATCCTTCATTTTATGTCGATATCAAGATGGGTGCAATTCTTCTTGGTTCAAGGTTTTTCATTTCCGAAGAGACTAGTAAAAGAGACATACTTTGGAACCCCAAGGACTCAATTAATGTTATATGGATATGGAAAATATAAGATTTTTGATCCTAGCAGGAAAAAAATGGGAAGAGATACCCAACAATTTCTTATATATATAGAAAACAATCCTCATAAGGCGACCCTACTTTTCAAGGTAAGAAGGGGTGGAGAAAATACGTCGAGGCAAGGTTCAAGGGCCAAGTGATGCATCACCCAAGCATGAGCTTGACTAACATATAGCTTACCTATAgacaaaataaataataaataaataagcaAAACCAGGAATCAAACATGCACAACCAACCACTAAAGAAGCAGAAGCCTTGGTAATCAGGTGGCTTGAAGAGATCTTCAAGTGCATTTTGTCGATTGAGTCAACTTTCAGCACCTTCCATCATCAATATTTAGTGACAAACATCGTCATGCGAGGAGAAATTTGGATTGAGGCCATGTTATTAAGTTGTTTCCATGAAGCCGTGAGCATGTATGCATGCAACCTTCTAGGTGGACCTCTCCTTGTTTATGCCCTCTAGTTGCATACGCCAATAGTTCCTCACTGGTAGATAATAATTTGGAGGTATGACCTTGAAAGATTGTCCAAGCTTTGAAGTAACCCTTTGACCACACAACCTTGGCGCACAAAAGGGTAGTCTAGAATGATGTGTTTGGCAGTCTTAGGATCCTGCAAGCAGAGGTGAAAGAGGGGTTTGCAAGCAAAACCCCTCATGGACAACATGTTAACAACATCTACTGGCAGGCCACGTAAATGATTGGCTATGGGAAGGATTTGGAGCTATGGATCAATAAGTCGTCGACAGGACGTATAGGTCTATCAAAATGCATGGCATAGGCTGAGGCCGGAGAGACCATCGGCCATTTGATTGTGTCCTCACCTTCATTTCTTTTTTCAATATGTACAATTATTATATAACTttactcttcttcttttttcacgtCAAGAGACGAATCCGGCAGCAGGGACGAGCTCGGCGGGGATGGTGGAATCCAACGGCGGGAAGTACGTGAACGGTGGCATGAGCTCGAGGAACGACACGGGAGCTCAGGGATATCCGCGAGACGGGNNNNNNNNNNNNNNNNNNNNNNNNNNNNNNNNNNNNNNNNNNNNNNNNNNNNNNNNNNNNNNNNNNNNNNNNNNNNNNNNNNNNNNNNNNNNNNNNNNNNNNNNNNNNNNNNNNNNNNNNNNNNNNNNNNNNNNNNNNNNNNNNNNNNNNNNNNNNNNNNNNNNNNNNNNNNNNNNNNNNNNNNNNNNNNNNNNNNNNNNNNNNNNNNNNNNNNNNNNNNNNNNNNNNNNNNNNNNNNNNNNNNNNNNNNNNNNNNNNNNNNNNNNNNNNNNNNNNNNTTTGCAAGCTCAACGAGGTCAGGGCGGCCGCGGCGGAGGCCACCGAGGGGCGGGGTGGTGGCATGGTTCACAGTGACCGACGGAGTGGTGCCGCCTGTGGCGAATGACCGAAATTGGCCAACGCAGAGGCAGGGTGAGGTGGTGCGGTAGCAATGAAAGTTCACATCGACGGTTGGGTTCCCGCCATTCAGGCGGATGCTAGTGGTGGTGCTGCAAATATGCAACACTTGGAGTTGAAAATCTACTGGAGCTTGTTTCTTGGGTCAAAATATTCTAAACGTCAATCTTTTTGGCACGACAAAAAAATTTAATCGTATTGGAGACGCTCTAGCATCAAATTTATGCGTCCTCCTCCCCAAAGAAAAGCTTAGGGTTCAACTGCCtccgtggccttagggccatgggcgGCGTGGTGGATCCTGGTCCTTGCTAGCGGGAGGGCTCTGTTTTTAGATGCTCCTtcgatttttgttagggtttgtgtcctgctcaggaagacgagacgtcggcggctccctgaagatggaacaaGGTCCTTCCCGCCTAGCCCTTTTCATGgtggtgtgtctagcatcgtcgATGGGCATGTGAAGGTGTGTCTCAAGCGGATCTGTCCTTGGTGGATTTTGCTCGGATCTGGTTGTAATTCGTCTATGTTTGTGTTTCtttaggttggatccttccgatctacgccaCTCTTCATCGACGACGGTTGTTGTTCTGTTGTGCTGGtcttatggggccttagcacgacgacttcccaaagatcaactacaacaagttttgcccaaTTCCGGCgaaggaggggcgatgacggcgccgcgccttcggctcgtttcagtgcttgtagtcgccgCTAGGTGGTCTACCGATctggatataatttttattatttctggtgttcgttgtactgccgtTATCGAAGATGAATAAATCAGAAATTTTCTAAAAAATTAATTCTAAATTATACCAGCAATCATACTGTTAGAACTAGTGGGGTACTGAATGCATGGCAGGGTAAACCAGACGGAACAAACCGCTGGACGGGATTAGCTGGCCCT is a window of Triticum dicoccoides isolate Atlit2015 ecotype Zavitan chromosome 2B, WEW_v2.0, whole genome shotgun sequence DNA encoding:
- the LOC119360502 gene encoding uncharacterized protein LOC119360502 yields the protein MPPPAVRPHGERPPDAGATAARRAERHRAPPAGDRFEGRRRGPGGERRGQGVGPPASSSARTLKGVIRRTRCCGSASSAPARGAGRLVPRQRRRTACLVPRGRRFGLTAIGGPRRLHLAARGDGERVDGRGGAVCRATASAAAEACFEEAAAWTDRRARRTGRAPPLRTQGDGGTATPQSPSATVVAVAATRTLKRMWRGRCCASSWAAPARSTSKLPLTLEDVISKNKKSRRQSSYH